Genomic window (Allostreptomyces psammosilenae):
CTGCTCGTCGATTCCGCTGCCCAGGAAGCGCAGCACGGTCAGCACCACGCCGACCACCAGCAGGTAGACGGCGGTGTCGAACAGCAGGGCGCTGACCAGCGCCACCTCGCCGAAGACCGGCAGGCGCACGGTCGTGTAGCCGGACTCCAGCACCGCGCCGCCGGCCGCCAACGGGGCCGCCGCCTCCAGCACGGCCAGCAGCAGCCCGCCGCCCACCAGCACGACGGGCTCGATCGGCGCCGCCGTGGCCACCTCCCGTTCCCCGCCGGCGGTGTACCGCAGCACGAAGGCGCAACCGGCGACCAGCCCGCCCGCGAAGCCCCCGCCGGGGGTGTTGTGCCCGGTGAGCAGCAGGTAGAGGGAGAAGACCAGGATGGTGTGGAAGACCAGCCGGTTGACCACGTTCAGCAGGGGGTACGGGCCGCCCTCCGGGCGCGTCGGCCCGTGGCCCCCCGGGGGCCGGCGCGGGGAGTCGTCCGGCAGGTCGTGGCCCGGGTCGGTGCGCCGGCTCACCGCTCACCCCCCTCCGCCCCGGAGCGCGGACCGGGGCCGCCGTCCCCGCCCGCGTCGCCCTGGCCGGAGCCCCGGCCGCCGGAGCGGCCGCTGCCGGCCATCACCATCGAGGCGACGCCGATCGAGGTGACCGCCAGCACGGAGATCTCCCCGAGGGTGTCGAAGGCCCGGAAGTCCACCAGGATCACGTTGACGACCTCCTTGCCGTGCGCCTCCGGCTCCGATCGGGCGAGGAACTCCGCGGAGACC
Coding sequences:
- a CDS encoding MnhB domain-containing protein codes for the protein MSRRTDPGHDLPDDSPRRPPGGHGPTRPEGGPYPLLNVVNRLVFHTILVFSLYLLLTGHNTPGGGFAGGLVAGCAFVLRYTAGGEREVATAAPIEPVVLVGGGLLLAVLEAAAPLAAGGAVLESGYTTVRLPVFGEVALVSALLFDTAVYLLVVGVVLTVLRFLGSGIDEQSDPEDESREAAEP